Part of the Sorghum bicolor cultivar BTx623 chromosome 1, Sorghum_bicolor_NCBIv3, whole genome shotgun sequence genome, GCCTGATTGGAAAAAACGAAATTGCAGAAAGGACGATCTTTATGGATGGATTGCAAAAACAGATGATTTCAACTCCCCTGGGCCAATTGGGGAGTATCTACGGAAAAATGGAAATCTTAAAAGTGTCGCTGACCTGGAACGAGAGGGACTGAAAGAAACTGGCAAGCGTGTAGTTCATTATGCTCTCCAAATTGAGGACACAAATGAACACATGCTTGAactggagcagaagaagaatgtGAATGTCATGAAACTTTCTAGGATGTTGGAGGAGAATGATCGATTGGTTGAAGAGCACAATGAAAGTATGTACATACATTTTGGTCTTGCACTCGTTTTtacatcatatatagcatactaATTACTAAATGATATTACTTGTTTTCTTTATGTCGAAATTTGAAACACAAAATCTGAATGGCTAAATATACTTGGATTCAGCACGTTGTGGTCATGTGCTCTCTGAAATTACTGAGTTTGTTTTGCTCCTTTGATCACCAGGGATACTAAAAATGCAGAAAGCTGCTCGTCGAAATTCTTGGAAAataattaatgacaatattAAATTGCATGAAGAACTGGAAACCAAGAAAAAAGAAATTGCCAGGAGACATGAGGAACTCGAAAAGTCGGTTATAAATAGTACTGACAGAGAAAAGCTTGAAGCGACAAAAGAAGAGGTATGTCCTCGTTATGTTTTCTAATACTGTTTGATGTTCCTGAACTCAACAAGCTTCTCATCTGTTTCTTAtttagtatgtatatatattttttctgagATGTTATTTAATTTAATAGTATATATTTGCTATTAAATGCTCTTACAGattgcaaaggagaacaagcttcTTGATTTAGCAACCCTAAAGCAGAAGGAAGAAGATGAGAAGTTCTTAAAACTTGTTAAGGAACAAGAGGTATTGCACTCTCACTATTTTGGGCATTTACCTGGTGAAAATCCGTTCTAACTGGCCAAAAACTGCAGCAAGAGAAAGAAGAAATTATGAAGACGCTATATGATTTAGAAATGCAGTTGGCTTCCAAACAAAAACTTGAACTGGAAAGAGAACAACTGAGGGGGAATCTTGAGGTACAGAAGCATATGGCAGAGGAAGATGCAAAATCGAAGGAGTTGCTCGATAAGTTGCATGAAGAACTTAAAGAGAAAGATGAAGAAATGGAGGGTATTGATTCTGTGAACCAGGCCCTTATTATTAAGCATCGAAGAACCAATGATGAGCTGGAAGAAGCCAAGAAAGAACTGATTACTGTATAAGCTCTATACTAGCGACTCAGCTTCTTCAGTTATTTgttcctttttttctttctctgagAACAATTTACTTGCTATGTAGGGCCTAGTTAATATGTCATCAGCTCGATCCACTGTTGGTGTCAAAAGAATGGGTGAGCTTGATGAGAAAACTTTCCTTGCTGCTTGCAAAGAGAAAATTGCAGATGAGGAGGAGTTGGCAATTCTGTGCTCGAAATGGGAAGATGAGATCAGGCATCCAGAATGGCATCCTTTCAAAGTTATACATGTTGGTGGAGAGGCAAAGGTGCTTCATTCCTCACTGCTCAATAGCTTCTCATTTTCCCCTTTTATGTAGTTTCTTGCAGTGGTTAGAAAATGGGTAGCAGCAGCAGGTTCGTAGTTGTTCCTTTAAAAGGGTCAGAGATGCTTTCTAGGTTTCTGGGTTTTTTTTGGGTGCCATAGAGATACAGATTTTATTTAACCGTATTACTTTATGAGCtacaaatttttgaattattGAATTGAGTTATGTTATTTCAGTAATCCATAAAAGCAGTGCTTTTTATTTGTTAACTTGTAGGACTGTGAAATAGTTCGTTTCCTGTTTTTCATACCATTGTTTCTTTGCTTGTTTGTGTGTTGCTGCTGTGACTTGGATGCTAGTAGATAAGAAAGTGTCGTTTGAGTTTATAACCTTGTGGCTTGTGGGAATATGTACTAGAAACACTTTTTTAGGTAATCATCATGGAAGTCCTTTGCTTGCAATGTTCTTTGGACATCAAATACGTCACCTACTTAGATATTATAGCATGTCTGCGACACATTAAATTGGCAGAATACTCTTTTGAACTGAATGAATTGTAAATACCATTAATCTTTTTGAAGAACATTTCCAGTTTTGTAATTCAGGAAGAAAACCGATTTGTAAACAAAGATACAAAAAGCTTGAAATAGTTTCACTGGAGCCAACTGTTACTGCACTTCCTTCTGTCCATCTGTTCTCGATTTAATTTAACTGAGCTATATCCAAAATAAGTTAACTTTCAATTTTACCATGTGTGCATTGAGTCACTTTTAGATTGCCCAGATAGTAGCCAAGTCATTAtttttagcattttctttgtgCTTCTGCCATCCAACTTGTCAACATTAGTACTTCCTACAATTAGCACTACAGTATTTTTCTTTTCCACACAAGAATGTGGTGTGAAAGCGAAACCACTTCTGCTTGACACACTGACTGAAATTCAATACAAGTTCTTcatgaaatagaaaaaaaaagtaatttGTCGCAACAAAATCCCTTCAGAAGCTGAAGCTGACTTTAGCTTGAAATGCTTATTATTTCAGCTAACCTGTGTTGAAGCGTGCGTGCAGTGTCTAAACAACATTCATTGGCTGGTGCAGGAAATAATTATGGAGGATGATGAGAAGCTGCAAGCTTTGAAGGCTGAACTGGGTGTGAAGGCACACGATGTGGTGGTCAAGGCCCTCCGTGAGATGAACGAGTATAATCCAAGCGGCAGGTACCCCATACCAGAGCTGTGGAACTTCAGGGAGGACCAGAGAGCACCAATGGGCGAGGCAGTAGCCTACATAGTGAAGCGGTGGAAGGCGAACAAGAAGAAACACACCTACTACTGATGAAGTAGCGCCTGATGGCCCCTTGGCTTGCTGGACTGCGTTGTG contains:
- the LOC8062984 gene encoding factor of DNA methylation 1 → MEHNSAEDSDISDSDIAEHKEKIYAQIRAGKLKVKRGQAFGCPFCPGRKRQDYNLKDLLQHATGIGASSKHTAKVRASHLGLAMFLEKDIASSLDKPLQIVPYKPKTPKDEDLFVSPWMGIVVNLQCELMKGKEFSRESEERLTAQLSRFRPLQATILGDEKDQPFCAIIEFAKYLSGFKDAMAFENHFILEHYSKPDWKKRNCRKDDLYGWIAKTDDFNSPGPIGEYLRKNGNLKSVADLEREGLKETGKRVVHYALQIEDTNEHMLELEQKKNVNVMKLSRMLEENDRLVEEHNERILKMQKAARRNSWKIINDNIKLHEELETKKKEIARRHEELEKSVINSTDREKLEATKEEIAKENKLLDLATLKQKEEDEKFLKLVKEQEQEKEEIMKTLYDLEMQLASKQKLELEREQLRGNLEVQKHMAEEDAKSKELLDKLHEELKEKDEEMEGIDSVNQALIIKHRRTNDELEEAKKELITGLVNMSSARSTVGVKRMGELDEKTFLAACKEKIADEEELAILCSKWEDEIRHPEWHPFKVIHVGGEAKEIIMEDDEKLQALKAELGVKAHDVVVKALREMNEYNPSGRYPIPELWNFREDQRAPMGEAVAYIVKRWKANKKKHTYY